The genomic interval GGTCGTGGCGGAGCACGAGGTTCTGGTAGAGCGCCTCGCTCGTGAAGGGCGCCATGGGCGCCATGAGCTTGGTCACGGCGACGAGCGCCTCGTGGAGCGTGGCGTAGGCAGATAGGCTGTCGGGGTCGAGCATGCGCTTGCCGCTCTCGCCCTGGACCTGGCCGGAGCGCCAGAAGCGCCGGCGGTTGCGACGCACGTACCAATTGCTCACCTCGTCGACGACGAAGTCGCGCACGAGGCGGCTCGCCGTGGTCGGGTCGAACCCCTCGAGCGCCGCCGTGACGCCGGCCACGACGGCGTTCAGGCGCGAGACGAGCCAGCGGTCGACGAGCGGGCGCTCCGCGCGCGGCGGGGCGGAGGCCAGGTCGGGCTCCTCCAGGTTGGCGTAGAGCACGAAGAAGCCGTAGACGTTCCACAGGGTGAGGAAGAAGTCGCGCAGCGTCTCGTCGACGAGCCCCGCGCTGAAGCGCTTCGTCGACTCCGGCGGGGAGGCGGAGTAGAGGTACCACCGCAGGGCGTCGGCGCCCTGCACGTCGAGGACGGACCACGGGTCGACCGTGTTGCCCTTCGACTTCGACATCTTCTCGCCGTTCTCGTCAACGATGTGACCGAGCACGTTGACGTTCTTGAACGCCGACGTGGGCGCGCTCAGCCGCGCCAACGGGCCGGGTCGGCGGCCGCTCGCCTCGTCGCCCGGGTCGGTGAGCAGGGTGGCGAGCGCGTGCAACGAGTAGAACCAGCCGCGCGTCTGATCGACGGCCTCGCAGATGTAGTCGGCAGGGAAGTTGGCGGCCAGGCGCTCCTTGGCCTCGGGACCGGACGCGTCGCCGAGGTAGTGCCACTGCGCGTACGGCATGGCGCCGGACTCGAACCACACGTCCACCGTGTACGGTACGCGTCGGTAGGTCTCGCCGTCCAGCTCGAACGTTATCTCGTCGACGTAGGGCCGGTGCAGGTCGAGGTCCTTCAGGTCCCTGCCCGTGAGCCGCTCGAGCTCGGCGACGGAGCCGACGCAGACCTTCTTGCCGCCGTCCTCCGTCTCCCAGACGGGCATGGGGGCGCCCCAGTAGCGCTCCCTGCTCAGCGCCCAGTCGATGTTGTTCTCGAGCCACTTGCCGAAGCGGCCGGTGCGGACGTGGTCGGGGTGCCAGCCGATGCGGTCGTTATTGGCGAGCAGCAGCTCCTTCACGGCCGTGGTGCGGACGTACCAGCTCCGCTTGGCGACGTTCATGAGCGGCTTCCCGTCACGCCAGTTGAAGGGGTAGGCGTGCCTGACGGTGCCGGAGTCGAACATCCTGCCGGCCGCGTCGAGGTCAGCCGTGATGGCGGAGTCCGCGTCCTTGAACCACACGCCGGCGTAGGGCCCCCGAGCGCCGAGCGCGTCAGAGCCCGTTCCGAGCGCCGCGTCCTCGTCCGGGACGAGACGCACCTCGGGCATCACCTTGCCCGTCAGGTCGACCGAGAAGATGGCCGGCAGGCCGTGGGCGCGACCGACGTCGAGGTCGCCGTAGGCGGGCGCGACGTGCACGATGCCCGTGCCGTCGGTGAGGCTGACGAAGTCGTCGGCCACCACCCGGTAGGCGGAGCTAGGGTCTGCGCCGTCGCCCGGCCGTCCGACGAGGAGGGGCCGGTAGGTGGCGCCCGCCAGCGTGGCGCCCGGCACGCTCCCGAGCACCTCGTAGGTGCCGGCCTCGAAGACGCGCGCCACGAGCTCGTTCGCGAGGAGGTACAGCTCGCGCTCGCCCGCTGGCTCGCGCCGACGGGCGGGCCCCGCCACCAACGCGTAGGTCGCGTCGGCGCGCACGGCGAGCCCCGAGTTGGCGGCCAGCGTCCACGGCGTGGTCGTCCAGGCGAGGAAGCTCACCGGCCGCGTCTCGTCGGCCGCCACGACGCCGCGCGCCACGAGGTCGCCGAGGATGGCGGGGAACTTCGGGTAGATGGAGGGGTCCTCGACGTCCTCCTGGTAGCCGAGCGACACCTCGTGCGAGGCGAGGGTCGTGTTGGACGACGGGCTGTGCCAGGTCGTCTTGTAGTCCTCGACGAGCAGCCCGCGGTCGAAGAGGTCCTTCATGATCCACCAACACGACTCGATGTACTCGTTCGTGTAGGTGATGTACGGGTCGGCCAGGTCGATCCAGAAGCCGATGCGCTCCGTCATGGCGTTCCAGTCCTGGATGTTGCTGAAGACGTCGGCGCGACAGAGAGCGTTGAACTCCGCTATGCCGTACTCGTCGATCTGACCCTTGTTCGTGAAGCCGAGGCGCTTCTCGATGGCGATCTCGACGGGGAGGCCGTGCGTGTCCCAGCCGCCCTTGCGTCCGACCCGGTAGCCCTGCATCGTCTTGAAGCGCGGGAACAGGTCCTTGAAGGCGCGGGCGATCACGTGGTGGATGCCGGGCTTCCCGTTCGCCGTCGGCGGACCTTCGTAGAACACCCAGTCGCCGCGCGGCGCTGGGCGGTCGACGCTGCGCCTGAAGACGTCGCGCTCCCGCCAGAGCTGGATGACGCGCTTCTCCAGCGCGGGGAAGTCGACGTTTGAGTTGACCTCGTCGAACATGCGGCTCACCTCGTCCCCGAGGTCCGTGGGAGCGGGTACACGACAAGGCGCCCCAGCCACGATGTGTTGGGGCGCCTCGGGAGCGCGGTACCACCCAACCGTGCCGTTCGCCGTCGCCGGCGTCGGCCTCGCCGACCGCCGCTGCTGAAGCGACGGCCCGGTGCTGTCACGGGCACCGCCCGGCTCCGTCTACCACCTACTGGACGTTCCGCGGCCCAGGGCAGGCTTCGGGGAGCGGCTCGGGGAGGATACCTGACGCGCCGACCGGCCTCCGGGCTCTCACCGTTCCCGGATCGCTGTGGGCGGCCCCATGCGCGAGGACTGTTCCCGTCGTCGCCTTGGCCTTGCGAGGAGCGGTGACGTTGGTCACGTCCTCTGAGCGCGTGACACTTTACAACCAGCAGTGTCGGCGCTAGACTCAAACGTAGCAGCAGGCATGAGGCACGTCAATAGGTACTGTTGCTGCCCCTAAGCACAACCAGGCGCTTCCTGGTACGGCAACCAAGCCAGCAACCGACCGTCGACTTGAGCGACCGTTCGCCTCCGCGGCGCCAAGGAGCGACCCCTCGAAAGGCGATACGCCTCCGTGCGGCAGCGTGGTGGACAGGTCGAAGGCCGGAAGCGCCCGGATCCTGAAGGAAACGTGTCGTGGTTCACGCGTCGGATAGAACGCAGACCGTGTAGCCGGAAGGTGCCTAAGGAGATGGCATGAGCCCGAAAGAAGAAGCGCGTCCCGTCGCGACCGACGTAGTGGAGGCGCCAGCCCCCCGCAAGCGTGGTCGGCCTCGCAAGAACCCGGAGGCCGCCGCGGCGGCGCCCGCGCCGGCCCCGGTCGCGCCCACGCAGGCGCCGGTCGTCGACGAACCCCCTGCGCGGAGCGAACCCTCCGCGCGGAGCGAAGAGGACGGCGGTAACGAGCGTCAGCGCGGGAGGGCGGCCAAGTCCGGCGTGGAGGAGCCGCGGCGTTCCGGGGGCGGGCGCCAGGCGGAGCCGGTCCAGGACGACGCGGACGATGGCGCCGAGGGCGAGGACTCCGCGGCGGGCGGCGAGGACGGCCAGCGGGGCCGCGGCCGTAACCGCCGCAACCGCACGGCGCGCAAGCCCGGCTACAACTTCCGGGAGCTGCACTCGAAGATCCTGCCCGAACTGCACCTGCTCGCCAAGGAAGTCCAGCTCGAGGACTACCGTCGCATGAGCAAGGACGACCTGGTCGTTGCCATCCTGGAGCGCTCGGCCGAGAGCGAGGGTCTGAGGCTCGTCAAGGGCTACCTCGAGATCTCGTCCGACGGGTACGGCTTCCTCCAGGAGTCGCTCCTGCAGAACAACACCCGTAGCGTCATCGTCTCGGCCGGTCTCATCAAGCAGTTCCGCTTGCGCACGGGCGACCTCATCCTAGGCAAGGCCCGGCGCCCGCGCGAGAACGAGCGCTACGGCACCCTCATCAGGGTCGAGGCCGTCAACAACGTCGACCCGTTCCAGTCGTCCAAGCGCCCGCGGTTCGAGGAGCTCACCCCGACCTTCCCGGAAGCGCGCATCAAGCTGGAGACCGTCGGCAACGAGCTCTCCACGCGCGTCATCGACCTGCTCGCGCCCATCGGCCGCGGCCAGCGCGGTCTGATCGTCGCGCCGCCGAAGGCGGGCAAGACGACCCTGCTCAAGAAGATCGCCAACGCCGTCGTGGCTAACGAGCCCGACATCAAGGTGATCGTGCTCCTCGTGGACGAGCGGCCCGAGGAGGTCACAGACTTCCGCGAGTCGGTCCACGGCGTCGAGGTCATCGCGAGCACGTTCGACGAGCCCCCCAGCAACCACATCCGCGTGGCGGAGTTCGTGCACGAGCGCGCGCGGCGCATCGTCGAGGACAGCGGTCACGTCATGATCCTCCTCGACTCGATAACGCGGCTCGCCCGGGCCAACAACCTCGTGACGCCCCCGACGGGCCGCACCCTCTCGGGCGGCCTGGACTCGAACGCCCTCCACTGGCCGAAGCGCTTCCTGGGCGCCGCACGCAACATCCGCGGCGGCGGCAGCCTCAGCATCCTCGCCACCGCCCTCGTCGAGACGGGCTCGCGCATGGACGACGTGATCTTCGAGGAGTTCAAGGGCACCGGCAACATGGAGCTGCACCTCAGCAGGCACCTCGAGGAGCGGCGCATCTTCCCGGCCATCGACATCCTCAAGTCGGGCACGCGCCGCGAGGACCTGCTCCTCAGCGAGGACGTGCTTGCCAAGATGTGGCTCCTGCGTAAGGTCATCTCGGACATGGACCCGGCCGAGGCCATGGAGATGCTCCTCGGGCGCCTCGGACGCAGCAAGAGCAACGCCGAGTTCCTCGCTACCCTCACCCAGGGCTGAGGTCGGCGCCGACGTGAAGGGGGGCGCCGCTGTCCGCGCCGGGCGGCGCGCCCCTCGTCGGTCGGTCTGGCTGTTGGCGGTCGTGCTCGGCCTCGCGTTCGCGGCCGAGCCGGGGGCTGGCGGCGTGGCGGCACGGCGCGCCACCCTGCGCGCCGCTCAGGCGGCCGCGCTCGCCGGCGCCCTCGACTCCTTGCGGGGCGTCGACTGGAGCACCACGGGCTTCGCGCTGCCCGTGCAAGGGCGCGTCTCCTCCTACTTCGGCTGGCGGAACGTCTCGGTCAACGGCAACCGTTACCACGGCGGCCTCGACATCGCCGCGCCGTCCGGCACGCCCGTGAAGGCGGCGCGCTCCGGCGTCGTCACCCGCGCAGGGTGGTGGGGGACTTACGGCAACGTCGTGGTGCTCGACCACGGCGACGGCAGCGAGACGCGTTACGCCCACCTCAGCGCGGTGGCCGTGCGCGTGGGCCAGGCCCTCAGGCAGGGCGACGTGCTCGGCGCGGTCGGCAGCACGGGCGCCTCGACCGGCCCGCACCTGCACTTCGAGGTCCGTTTCGACGGCCGGGCGGTCGACCCCCTGCCGTACCTGCAGGGGCGTCTTTAAGAGGCGGGGTCTCGCGTCCCGGCCGGTGCGGTAGTCTTGGGCATGCCTCGGTGACGGACGGCGCGGCCGCCCGTTGGTCGCCAAATCGGAACCGTTCCGAGGTAAAAGGTTGTAGAGTGGGCGAAGGCGGTCAGGCCGCTGGGGAGGTCAAGGCATGTGGGTATCGACCAAAGCGCAGTACGGCATGAGGGCCCTCGTGGAAGTGGCGCTCAGCGGCGACGAACCCATCAGCCTCAAGACGGTCGCCGAACGCCAACTGCTCAGCCACCAGTACCTGGAACAGATCTTCGCCATCCTGCGCCGCGCCGGCATCGTCGAGGCGATCAGGGGCGCGCACGGCGGTTACCGCCTCGCGCGGCCGCTCGAGGAGATCGACAGCCTCGAGGTCGTCGAGTTGCTGGAGGGCAGCGTGGCGCCCGTCAGCTGCATCGTCGACTCCGCCAACTGCGTCCGCGCCGGCATGTGCTCGACCGAGAGCCTCTGGCGGCGCGTGGACGCGGCCGTGCGTCAGGTCCTGCGCTCCACTAGCCTCGCCGACCTGGTGCAGCAGCGCCGGCTGCTCGGCATCCAGCCGTTGCCGCAGTACCTCGGGCGCGACGACTGACGAGTTCCACCCCGTGCAGCCGATATCGGGTATCTACCTGGACCACGCGGCCACGACGCCTCTCGATGAGCGCGTCCTTGGCGCCATGCTGCCGTACCTGAAGAGCGAGTTCGGCAACCCCTCGAGCGTTCATCGCCTCGGTCAGACGGCCAGGCGCGGGGTGGAGGAGGCGCGGGAGCGCGTCGCCGCGACGCTGGCCGTGCGGTCGCGCCAGGTCGTCTTCACGTCCGGAGCGACAGAGGCCGACGACCAGGCCGTCTTCGCGGCCGCGGCCGCGCGGCCGGGTGGGCTCGTGGTGAGCGCCGGCGAGCACGCCGCCGTGCTCGAGGCGGCCCGCCGCTTGGCAGCTCGAGGGCGCGACGTGACCTTCGTGCCGCTCGCGCCGGACGGCGGCTCGCCGCTCGCCGCGTGGGAGGCCGCCCTCGCCGCGCAGGCGACGCGCGGCGGCACCGCGCTGGTCGCCGCCATGCTCGTCAACAACGAGACCGGCGCGCTGCTCGACGTAGGGGCCGTCGCCGAGCTGGCGCACGCCCACGGCGCCCTCTTCCTCTGCGACGCGGTGCAAGGTTACGGCGTCGAGGAGTTCACCCTCGCGAGCCTTGGAGCCGACTTCGTGACGCTCTCGGCGCACAAGATCTATGGGCCGAAGGGCGCGGGAGCGCTCGTCTTCAGGGAAGGCAGCGAGCCGGCCCCGCTGCTGGCCGGCGGCGCGCAGGAGCGCGGCCACCGGCCCGGCACCCACGCCGTGCCAGCCATCGTCGGGCTCGGGGCCGCGGCGGCCCTCGCCGCCGAGCGGCTGCCCGCCGAGCGGGCGCGGCTCGCCGGCCTGCAAGCGCGCTTCGAGGCCGCTGCCGGCGCCATCCCGGGCGTGGCGATCAACGCCGCCGGGACGCCTAGGTCCGTCAAGCACACGAACCTGCGCGTGCGGGGCGCAGACGGCGAGACGCTGCTTATGCTGCTCGACGAGGCTGGGGTGTACGCCAGCGCCGGTTCGGCGTGCGCCGCGGGCAGCGTGGAGCCTAGCCACGTCCTCCTGGCCATGGGGCTGGGACGGGACGAGGCGAAGGCGAGCGTCAGGTTCAGCTACGGCAAGGCCGTCGACGAGGCGCTAGTCGATGAGGCGGCGAGCCGGTTGAGCGCCGTCGTCGAACGAGCACGCTCGGTCGTGGCGTCGTAGGGCGCTACTAGGGGACGGTCAGGCCGACTTGCGTGCTGCCACGGTCGCCAACAGCCTGGCGGGTTCGTCGAGGTCCAGGACCTCGACGTGCAGCTGCGTGATCCCGCTGCCGGGCACCTCGAACATCAGCGGCATGAGGGCGCGCTCCATCACGGAGCGCAGTGCGCGGGCACCCGTCTTCAGCGCCTGGGCGCGCCTGGCCACCTCGAGCAGCGCCTCGTCGGAGAAGGTCAGCTTCACGCCGTCGAAGCCGAAGAGCTCCTGGTACTGCTTCACGAGCGCGTTCCGGGGCTTCGTGAGCACGTCGACGAGCGCCTCGAGGCTGAGCTCCTCCAAGCGCACGACGACGGGCAGACGCCCGATGAGCTCGGGGATGAGGCCGAACGCCATCAGGTCGGAAGGCATCACTTCCGCTCCGGCCAACGGGTCGCCCTCGGAGGCCGCCGGGGTCTGGAAGCCCACCTTGGCGACGTCCAGCCGGCGGCGCAGGATGGCGTCGAGGCCCTCGAAGGCCCCGCCGCAGATGAACAGGATGTTGCTAGTATCGACGTCGATCAGTTCCTGGTGCGGATGCTTGCGCCCACCCTGGGGCGGAACGTGCGTGACCGTGCCCTCGATGATCTTGAGCAGGGCCTGCTGGACGCCCTCGCCGCTCACGTCGCGCGTGATGGACGGACCCTCGGACTTGCGGCCGATCTTGTCGATCTCGTCGACGTAGATGATGCCCCGCTCCGCCGCGGCCACGTCGTAATCGGCCACCTGTAGGAGGCGGAGGATGATGTTCTCGACATCGTCGCCGACGTAGCCGGCCTCCGTGAGCGTGGTGGCGTCGGCGATGGCGAACGGCACGTCGAGCGTGCGCGCGAGCGTCTGGGCGAGCAGCGTCTTGCCGGTCCCGGATGGGCCGATGAGGAGCACGTTGCTCTTCTGCAGCTCCGTATGGGGGTTGGCGATGCGGCGCGAGTGGTTGTAGACGGCCACGGCGAGGGCGCGCTTGGCGGCCTCCTGCTCGATGACGTAGGCGTCGAGCTCGCGCTTGATCTCGCGCGGTTGGAGGCTCCGTAGGTGCACGAACGGCTTGGCGGGCGCCCCGGCCTCCGCCACGACGTCGTGGACGCGCCCCGCGCACTGGTCGCAGATGTGCGCCCCGCCGCCCGGTGCTGCCACGAGGAAGCGCACCTCCGTGTGGGCGCGTCCACAGAAGCTGCAGTGGGTGGCCGTCATCTGGCGCCCTTGGCGCCGTCGACGCGCCCGGGGCCGCGGGGCTCGATGACCTTGTCGATCAGCCCGTAGGCGAGGGCCTGCTGGGGGGCCATGAAGTTGTCGCGCTCCATGTCGCGGCGCAACTGCTCGACGGCGACGCCGGTGTGGCGGTGGTAGATGGTCTCCATCATGTCGCGCAGGTCCTCGAACTCGCGCGCCTGAACGGCGAGGTCGGGGAGGCTCGAGCGCGGGAAGCCGGCCGAGCCCGCGTGGATCATGATGCGGCTATGCGGCAGGGCGACGCGGTGCCCGGCCGCTCCGGCCGTCAGGATCAGCGAGCCCATCGACATGGCGATGCCGACGCAGTTCGTGTGCACCGGCGCGGAGATGAACTGCATGACGTCGTAGATGGCGAGGCCGGCGTACACTTCGCCGCCGGGGCTGTTGATGAACATGTTGATGGGCTGCTCGCTCGACTGCGAGTCGAGGAGGAGCAGTTGGGCGGTCACGACGTTGGCGACCTCCGAGTCGATGGCCGAGCCGAGGAAGATGATGCGTTCCTTCAGGAGCCGGCTGTAGACGTCGTAGGTGCGCTCGCCGCGCCCGGTCTGCTCGATGACGTAAGGGATGAGCGGCATCTTGCGGCTAGCGTAGCACCGGGCCGGGGCCCGTGGCGTTCCCCCACGCGGTTAGGGCGTGGCTACGGGCCATGACAGGCGGGGCGCCACCTGCCAGGCGGCGCCCCTGCTACCTTCGGTTCGGCCGGACCTCAGTGGTGATGGTGGTCGTGATCGTGGTGATGGTCGTGCCCATGATCGTGATCGTGGTCGGCCGCCTCGTCCTCGCTCAGGGCAGCGGCCTCGGCGGCCTCGTCGGCATCGGTCTCGTCCAGCGCCTCGTTCGGTTCGCCGGCCAGCTCGTTGATGAACTCACGCAGCGCCTTGTCGCGCTTCAGGAAGAAGCGGTAGTTGGCGAGGTACTCCTCACCGAGCTCCTGCCGCATGCGACCGACGTCCTGGCCGCGCGAGTCGGCGAGCCGCTTCAGGGCGGAGCGGTACTCGGCGTCGGAGACCTCCGTGCCGCGCACCTCCATGAGGCGCTCGAGCACGAGGTCGCGCCGCACGCCCTTCTCGGCCGCCTCCTTGAGCTCGGCCTCGAACTCATCGCGCTTGCCGCGCTGCTCGAGGCGGTCGACGTAGCGCTCCAGCGTGGTGCCTTGGTGGCCGAGGTCGTGGGCGAGGTCCTGCAGGAGGCTGCGCTGCCGGCGCCTGACGAGGCTGCCGGGCAGCTCGAGCGTCGAGCCTGAGACGAGCTTCTCGACGACCTCGTCGCGGCGGGCCTCGAGGGTCGCGCGCCGCGCGTCGGTCTCGAGGCTCTCACGCACGCGGCGCGTCAGCTCCGCGCCGTCGGCGAGGCCGAGCTGCAGGGCGAGGTCGTCGTCGGAGGCGGTGAGCTCCTTGCCCTTGACGTCCAGGACCTTGAGCCGGATCTGCGTGGTGCTGGTGCCGCCATCCTCGCCCTCTGGAGCCGGGTCCGTGAACGTAGCCGTCAGGACATCGCCCATCGACTTGCCGACGAGCTGACCCTTGAGCTCCTCACCGGCGCGGTCCATGTGGACCTGGAAGGTGGAGGACTCGTCGGCCTCGTCGCCCTCGTCGAGACGCGCCACGAGCACCCAGTCGGTGGCCTCGACTGGACGTTCGACCGGCACCAACGTGGCGTTCTCGCGGCGCAACTGCTCGAGGGCGGCGCGGACGTCGTCGTCGCTCACGACCTTGGGCTCGGCCTCCAGCTTCACGGTCTCGAGGTCGGGCAGGGTGATGTCGGGGTAGACGTCGGCGTGGACGGTGAACTCGAAGTCCTGGCCGCGCACGGCGCCGTCGGCGTGGAAGTGGGCGTCGATGGGGTAGAGCTCGAGCTCGCGCACGGCCTGCGGGTAGGTCTCCTCGACGAGCGCGTCGCGGACCTCCTCGGCCAGGGCCTCGGCGCCCACGCGCTTCTCCAGCACGCCGCGGGGCGCCTTGCCCGGGCGGAAGCCGGGCACCTTCACGGTCCGCGAGAGCTGCGCGAGCACGCGCTCGAAGGTGGCGTCTACCGTGGCGGCGTCGACGCGCACGCTGAGCGTGACGTTGGCCCCCTGCTTCTCGACTACTTTGGCTTCCATGACACTCCTAATCGGCTTGACCGTCGCCGCGACCGCGAACCGCTAATGCATGCGCCCGGTGGGGCGCCAAAAGGTAGCGGCAAGCGCTCGGCTTGCCGCGGTGGTGCGAGGAGCGGGACTTGAACCCGCACGGCTAGGCCACTAGATCCTAAGTCTAGCGCGTCTACCAGTTCCGCCATCCTCGCGCGCAGATGCCCGCGGTCTCCTTCCGACTTCGCCAGCGCGGAAGTAAGGGAGGGCGGGTCGAACTGCTCGAGACCCGCCCTCTTCGCGGGAGACCCCGCCGGCTGGGGTGGATGATGGGATTTGAACCCACGACACCCGGAACCACAATCCGGTGCTCTAACCAACTGAGCTACACCCACCAAGCAGGCGCAAACGAACCCGCAGGGTTCGCGAGGCCGAACCGAAGGTTACCGCGTGGGAGGCGGGTTTGGCTAGTCCTAAGGCGCTGGAGGGCGGGAAGACACGGGCGAGCCGCGACGGCCGGGTCGCTGTTCACGCCAACCATATCCGCGTACAGGCTATGCACGTATGCGGTCTGCTCTACACTCAGTGGCTGTTGAGCGTAAGTGTCCCACAACCGGTTCTGCACGTCCCTGATCACGAATGTCTGCTGCTCGATCGCTACGACTTCAAGGACGTTCTCCAACCCGCCAAGCGCCGTAACCGTAGCTGCCATGCGCATAGGCAGCGACAGGCCGACGTTACCGACGACGAGCACATCGCGCGCAGTACTGGCACCCGTAAGGGAAGTGGTCCAGGGGCTCTCGAAGTCCTCCGGATCCCACTCGTCACCAGAGACGGAGAACGCCAGATCCCAGAACCCGTTCGCGACGACCGGCGATGAGACGGTGATGTCGATGAACGGCTCCCCATCCAGGTCTACGGTCCTAAGCGTGTAGAAGTTCGGTTCTCCAACGTCCTGAGCCTGCAGCCCCCAGTTGAGACGATGACTCAAGCTAACGGCCTGACTCAACCGCCATCGGAACCACATCGGCAGCAGCGCGAATGTCGTACCGCGGTGAGACCCGAGACGAACTACACGCCACCAGACCAAACAGAACGCCGGCAGCCAGCAAAGACCGAACGCGTAGCATAAAACCCCGTTATAATAGATGTTATGGACATTATATGGCAGATTAAGGCCGATCAGGCAAGGGGTTGCAGAAGATAGACCCTACTCGACCGGTTCCAGCCTTCTGAGCACCCGGTACGCCACGAGCGCGCCCGGCAGGAGCGGCACGACGCTCAGCCACATGGCCGCGTTCATGCCGATGGCTTCCTGGACGGCCCCGACGACGAGGTAGAGCAGCCCAGCGGTGCCCCAGGTGAGGCCCATCATCATGCCGGAGGCCGTGGCGACCGCGTGCGGCGCGGCGTCCTGGGCCGCCAGCACCATGATGGGCAGGCCGCCGTTCGCGAGGATGCCGGAGAACGCGACGGCCACGAAGTAGAGGACCGTGCCGGGTTGGCTCAGCAGGAGCACGGCGAGGGGTAAGGCGGCGAGCAGCATCGTGCCGGTCACCAGGAACTGGCGGCTGAACCGGTTCTCGATGAGGCCGATGAGGATGCCGCCGGCGGCCCCGGAGAAGGTGAAGACCGTGATCGTCCAGAACACGACAGGATCGGTGGCGGAGAGCCCCTTCGCGTTCACGAGCCAGAGCGGGGCGCCGTTGATCATCGACACCCACGCGATCGAGCGCAGCACGCCCGCCAGGCAGAGCTGCCCGACCGGGCCGCGGAACAGGTCGACGTCGAAGACCTTCGCGCGCCTCGAGCCCGTCTGCTGGGGCACCGGCGGCGTGAGGAGGTAGATGAGCGCGCCGAGGACGATGCCAGGGACCATCAGGACCGGGCTGTAATCGAGCCAACCCCTGATGAGGAAGAAGCCGATGACGAGCGGTCCGAACGACAGGCCGATCGTGCCGCCGGCGCTGAACACCCCGAGCGCCAGACCGCCCTTTGAGCTGGCGGCGCGGCGGGCGAGGGTCGTCGCCGCTGGGTGGTAGGCGGCCGAGCCGAGCCCGCCGAGGAGCAGGAGGGGTACGAGCCAGAGGGGTGAGGGCATGATGGCGATGAGGCTCAGGATGGAAGAGGAGACGATCACGCCGGCGGACGCGACGAGCCGGTGGCCGAGCCGGTCCGCCACCGCGCCGAACAGCGGCTGCAGGACCGACGAGCTGAACGACAGGGAGGCGACGAACAGGGCGAGCGTGAGCTCGCTGACGCCGAAGCGGATCTGCAGGGTGGGGAGCAGCGCGGCGAGCGTGCCGGAGAACAGGTCGTTGAAGAAGTGCGCGAGGAACAGGAGGACAGCTACGACGCCGCTACCGACCACCAGCCGGGACGCGCGCCTGTTCGAGCTCTGCGTAGGGGGGACCGGTTCCGACAGCGTCGTTCGCGCCATGGCTGCTGAGCGTACCGCGGTTGAAGGGGCTTGAGAGGAAGAAGCTGGCGGCTTGCCTCCACACCGACGGGTCCGTGGCCCCGAGGCGCGGGAGCCTGAAGCCCGGCAGGTTCGCGGGCTCTCAGGCGGTCCCGAACATGACCTTGCGTCCGTCCGGGTCCGTGATGGTGACCACGACGTCGTCCAGGGCGAGGGGTTCGATGCCGTGGCTACGTAGATGCGCTAGGAGAACGCTCGCGTTTCCCGGGGTTGGGCGCGGAACTCCGACGCGTAACCGTCGTGCAACTCCCGCCAGCCGTACGCGAGCGCCCGGTCCGGTACGACCGGTGACCAGCGGGCAGCCGTGCCGGGTCGGTGAGCATCTGCCACAGCCGCTCCGGGCTCTGCGGGAACTCACGGCGCATGA from Trueperaceae bacterium carries:
- the tig gene encoding trigger factor, yielding MEAKVVEKQGANVTLSVRVDAATVDATFERVLAQLSRTVKVPGFRPGKAPRGVLEKRVGAEALAEEVRDALVEETYPQAVRELELYPIDAHFHADGAVRGQDFEFTVHADVYPDITLPDLETVKLEAEPKVVSDDDVRAALEQLRRENATLVPVERPVEATDWVLVARLDEGDEADESSTFQVHMDRAGEELKGQLVGKSMGDVLTATFTDPAPEGEDGGTSTTQIRLKVLDVKGKELTASDDDLALQLGLADGAELTRRVRESLETDARRATLEARRDEVVEKLVSGSTLELPGSLVRRRQRSLLQDLAHDLGHQGTTLERYVDRLEQRGKRDEFEAELKEAAEKGVRRDLVLERLMEVRGTEVSDAEYRSALKRLADSRGQDVGRMRQELGEEYLANYRFFLKRDKALREFINELAGEPNEALDETDADEAAEAAALSEDEAADHDHDHGHDHHHDHDHHHH
- a CDS encoding MFS transporter — translated: MARTTLSEPVPPTQSSNRRASRLVVGSGVVAVLLFLAHFFNDLFSGTLAALLPTLQIRFGVSELTLALFVASLSFSSSVLQPLFGAVADRLGHRLVASAGVIVSSSILSLIAIMPSPLWLVPLLLLGGLGSAAYHPAATTLARRAASSKGGLALGVFSAGGTIGLSFGPLVIGFFLIRGWLDYSPVLMVPGIVLGALIYLLTPPVPQQTGSRRAKVFDVDLFRGPVGQLCLAGVLRSIAWVSMINGAPLWLVNAKGLSATDPVVFWTITVFTFSGAAGGILIGLIENRFSRQFLVTGTMLLAALPLAVLLLSQPGTVLYFVAVAFSGILANGGLPIMVLAAQDAAPHAVATASGMMMGLTWGTAGLLYLVVGAVQEAIGMNAAMWLSVVPLLPGALVAYRVLRRLEPVE
- a CDS encoding ATP-dependent Clp protease proteolytic subunit, with amino-acid sequence MPLIPYVIEQTGRGERTYDVYSRLLKERIIFLGSAIDSEVANVVTAQLLLLDSQSSEQPINMFINSPGGEVYAGLAIYDVMQFISAPVHTNCVGIAMSMGSLILTAGAAGHRVALPHSRIMIHAGSAGFPRSSLPDLAVQAREFEDLRDMMETIYHRHTGVAVEQLRRDMERDNFMAPQQALAYGLIDKVIEPRGPGRVDGAKGAR